From Streptomyces sp. NBC_00775, one genomic window encodes:
- a CDS encoding winged helix-turn-helix transcriptional regulator produces the protein MVTKQFTGSPEDADLARAGSLAREIFSDVANKWAFLIVEGLGDRTLRFSELRAEVEGISHKMLTQNLRMLERNGLVERTVYPTVPPRVEYTLTEPGQALRATVDGMCGWTHQYFGHIEAARRRFDA, from the coding sequence ATGGTGACCAAGCAGTTCACAGGCTCGCCCGAGGATGCAGACCTGGCGCGTGCGGGCTCCTTGGCGCGGGAGATCTTCTCCGACGTCGCTAACAAGTGGGCGTTCCTCATCGTCGAGGGTCTCGGTGATCGCACCCTGCGCTTCAGCGAGCTGCGGGCCGAGGTCGAGGGCATCAGCCACAAGATGCTCACCCAGAACCTGCGCATGCTGGAGCGCAACGGCCTGGTCGAGCGCACCGTATACCCCACCGTCCCACCGCGGGTCGAATACACCCTCACCGAGCCGGGTCAAGCCCTGCGCGCAACGGTCGACGGAATGTGCGGCTGGACCCACCAGTACTTCGGTCACATCGAGGCCGCCCGTCGCCGCTTCGACGCCTGA
- a CDS encoding RidA family protein produces MAITFVNPSGLPKIDVYRQVSIASGSRLVFIAGQVAWDAEGVTIGEGDLAAQVEQSYLNVGTALAEIGGSFDDVAKLTFYVVDWTPDKMPPLLEGISRAAAKLGITPAPPTTLIGVAALDVPDHLVEIEATAVLD; encoded by the coding sequence ATGGCCATCACCTTTGTGAACCCCAGCGGATTGCCCAAGATCGACGTCTACCGGCAGGTGTCGATCGCATCCGGGTCGAGGCTGGTCTTTATCGCCGGGCAGGTCGCCTGGGACGCCGAGGGAGTCACGATCGGCGAAGGCGACCTCGCCGCCCAGGTCGAGCAGAGCTATCTCAACGTCGGCACCGCCCTGGCCGAGATCGGCGGCTCCTTCGACGACGTGGCGAAGCTGACCTTCTACGTCGTCGATTGGACCCCCGACAAGATGCCCCCGCTCCTGGAAGGGATCTCCCGGGCAGCCGCGAAGCTGGGGATCACCCCGGCCCCGCCGACCACGCTGATAGGCGTTGCGGCACTGGACGTCCCCGACCATCTGGTCGAGATCGAAGCCACCGCGGTCCTCGACTGA
- a CDS encoding HIT family protein codes for MTAWDISPFEPDGLLVAPLRPPVLPEPARHGEDPLDCNACRSRDEGIWLNDRWRLTRITGVGVPLVLMLYPRDHFDLADLPDELAAELGVLTTHIARHVQALPHISRAHVYRIGDGGAHLHIWFFARPEGQAQLYGSWMVIWDDLLPEYPADVAEADAAIVADALVASYEGCRPAVSELPHA; via the coding sequence ATGACAGCGTGGGACATCAGTCCGTTCGAGCCGGACGGCCTGCTGGTCGCGCCGCTGCGACCGCCGGTTCTACCCGAACCGGCGCGGCACGGCGAGGACCCGTTGGACTGCAACGCGTGCCGCAGCCGGGACGAAGGCATCTGGCTCAACGACCGTTGGCGGCTCACCCGGATCACGGGAGTCGGCGTGCCGCTGGTGCTGATGCTGTATCCACGCGATCACTTTGACCTGGCGGACCTGCCCGACGAACTGGCAGCCGAATTGGGGGTGCTCACCACTCACATCGCCCGCCATGTGCAGGCACTGCCGCACATCTCGCGGGCCCATGTGTACCGCATCGGAGACGGTGGCGCCCATCTGCACATCTGGTTCTTCGCCCGTCCCGAGGGGCAGGCCCAACTGTATGGGTCGTGGATGGTCATCTGGGACGACTTGTTGCCGGAGTACCCGGCTGACGTGGCCGAGGCAGACGCGGCGATCGTGGCAGACGCGTTGGTCGCCTCCTACGAAGGCTGTCGGCCGGCCGTGAGCGAACTGCCGCACGCCTGA
- a CDS encoding transposase — protein MATGHSNAKSEGINRMIKLTARAAHGFRNPANQRLRTRCVTPAEPADTSAPLNFEDPTHSGRQPN, from the coding sequence ATCGCCACCGGCCACAGCAACGCCAAGAGCGAAGGAATCAACCGCATGATCAAGCTGACCGCCCGCGCCGCCCACGGCTTCCGCAACCCCGCCAACCAGCGCCTACGCACACGCTGCGTCACCCCCGCCGAGCCCGCGGACACCTCCGCACCGCTCAACTTTGAAGACCCCACCCATTCGGGCCGCCAGCCGAACTGA
- a CDS encoding transposase: MRRCARPGLPPAIVVVHHFHVVQLANKVLNIVRRRTTATLRGRRGRATDPEWKARRRLLRNREDLTDKQFTSWGTRSSTPARSA, encoded by the coding sequence GTGCGGCGGTGCGCGAGGCCCGGACTGCCGCCCGCCATCGTGGTGGTCCACCACTTCCACGTGGTGCAGCTGGCGAACAAGGTGCTGAACATCGTCCGGCGGCGGACCACTGCCACCCTGCGCGGCAGGCGCGGGCGGGCCACCGACCCCGAGTGGAAGGCCCGGCGCCGCCTCCTGCGCAACCGCGAGGACCTGACGGACAAACAGTTCACGAGCTGGGGAACGCGCTCATCGACGCCGGCGCGATCGGCATGA
- the surE gene encoding 5'/3'-nucleotidase SurE, giving the protein MRRKRVLPLAALLLCVPGLGATTPAAASSPSDTSGPLRILLTNDDGYNAPGIRVMFDRLTAAGYDVTIVAPLTNQSGAGTRMMSASTVTVKHPEARVWAVDGTPGDSVAFGLSEVFSDRAPDLVVSGTNFGPNVAGLATHSGTVGGAIAALEQGVPAIAVSTGGLTAPVYEPTVNAMKPTSDFTVKLIERLQGRAKLGRLLPEGVGLNVNHPVIGKDGTGTAQGTALTTQDPQPFLKADYTDNGDGTWKVTVNVASQPAQKGGDVEALSANKVSVTPISANWNSGAVDFARTAALLSDLRP; this is encoded by the coding sequence GTGAGACGCAAGCGTGTTCTGCCGCTGGCCGCCCTACTGCTGTGTGTGCCCGGGCTGGGTGCCACGACGCCCGCGGCGGCTTCGTCGCCGAGCGACACGAGCGGCCCGCTGCGCATCCTGCTCACCAATGACGACGGCTACAACGCACCTGGCATCCGCGTCATGTTCGACCGTTTGACGGCCGCCGGGTACGACGTCACCATCGTCGCCCCGCTCACCAACCAGAGCGGAGCGGGGACCAGGATGATGAGCGCGAGCACGGTGACGGTCAAGCATCCGGAGGCCCGCGTGTGGGCCGTCGACGGCACGCCCGGCGACTCGGTGGCCTTCGGCCTCTCCGAGGTGTTCTCCGACCGGGCCCCGGACCTGGTGGTCTCGGGTACCAACTTCGGCCCGAATGTCGCGGGCCTGGCCACTCACTCGGGCACGGTGGGCGGCGCGATCGCCGCACTGGAGCAGGGCGTCCCCGCCATCGCGGTGAGCACCGGCGGCCTCACCGCACCCGTGTACGAGCCCACGGTCAACGCGATGAAGCCGACGAGCGACTTCACGGTCAAGCTCATCGAACGGCTGCAGGGCCGCGCGAAGCTCGGCCGGCTCCTGCCCGAGGGCGTCGGTCTGAACGTCAACCACCCGGTGATCGGCAAGGACGGCACGGGGACCGCCCAGGGCACCGCGCTCACCACTCAGGATCCCCAGCCGTTCCTCAAGGCGGACTACACCGACAACGGCGACGGCACGTGGAAGGTGACCGTCAATGTCGCCTCACAGCCTGCCCAGAAGGGAGGAGACGTCGAAGCGCTGAGCGCCAACAAGGTCTCCGTCACTCCGATCTCAGCCAACTGGAACTCCGGCGCGGTCGACTTCGCCAGGACAGCAGCGCTGCTCAGCGACCTGCGGCCGTAG
- a CDS encoding MFS transporter — translation MSAGELIQPKAAADADTPRQWGLLLLLLIANSTMLAVYMGVGSVLLPTQIASIDPAHKVTILGIIGGVSAIFATAFNPIAGALSDRSGKRNPWILGGAFVSCAGLIFLGTVRTALLLGIGWCLVQATMNTYQAAVTAIVPDRVPLARRGTASALVGLALPIGGTLGVLIATRTADSLSTGYLILGVMVSAAAALLSFHFRDVPRQQTAPEVSRQDKIAAFLSALAHHDFRWAFIGRALLVLGYFSVVGYQLYILDDHIALPKGMQPTDAMAILTPVSMVAMAVSTIVGGLLSDRWNRRKVFVGVSAALAGLVTLIPVISPTWPGMLVFSILNGLAFGCFMAVDTALVTMVLPNAEDAARDMGVLNIANAGPQIIAPFVASAIVTTMGGYSSLFLAGGVLALLGALAILPIRGVR, via the coding sequence ATGAGCGCCGGCGAACTGATCCAGCCGAAGGCGGCAGCGGACGCCGACACGCCCCGCCAGTGGGGGCTCCTGCTGCTTCTACTGATCGCCAACTCCACCATGCTGGCGGTCTACATGGGAGTGGGCTCGGTACTGCTCCCCACTCAGATCGCCTCGATCGACCCCGCCCACAAGGTGACCATCCTGGGCATCATCGGGGGCGTCAGCGCGATATTCGCCACCGCGTTCAACCCGATCGCGGGGGCGCTCTCCGACCGCTCCGGCAAGCGAAATCCCTGGATCCTGGGCGGGGCGTTCGTCTCGTGCGCCGGCCTGATCTTCCTCGGTACGGTGCGTACCGCGCTGCTCCTCGGCATCGGCTGGTGCCTGGTCCAGGCGACCATGAACACCTACCAGGCCGCGGTGACCGCCATCGTGCCCGACCGCGTCCCCCTGGCCCGGCGCGGCACCGCGTCCGCACTCGTCGGCCTCGCCCTGCCCATCGGCGGCACGCTGGGCGTCCTGATCGCCACACGTACGGCCGACAGCTTGAGCACGGGCTACCTGATTCTGGGCGTCATGGTGTCCGCGGCAGCCGCGCTGCTGTCGTTCCACTTCCGCGACGTGCCCCGGCAACAGACGGCGCCCGAGGTGTCCCGCCAGGACAAGATCGCAGCCTTCCTCTCCGCACTGGCCCACCACGATTTCCGCTGGGCGTTCATCGGACGGGCTCTGCTGGTGCTCGGCTACTTCTCCGTCGTGGGCTACCAGTTGTACATCCTGGACGACCACATCGCCCTGCCGAAGGGCATGCAACCCACCGACGCCATGGCGATCCTGACCCCCGTGTCCATGGTGGCCATGGCCGTCTCGACGATCGTCGGCGGACTCCTGTCCGACCGCTGGAACCGGCGCAAGGTGTTCGTCGGCGTATCGGCGGCCCTCGCCGGCCTCGTCACCCTGATCCCCGTCATCAGTCCGACCTGGCCCGGGATGCTGGTGTTCAGCATCCTCAACGGTCTGGCCTTCGGCTGCTTCATGGCGGTGGACACCGCGCTCGTCACCATGGTGCTGCCGAACGCCGAGGACGCCGCGAGAGACATGGGTGTCCTCAACATTGCCAACGCCGGGCCCCAGATCATCGCCCCCTTCGTCGCCTCGGCCATCGTGACCACGATGGGGGGATACAGCTCCCTCTTCCTGGCAGGCGGCGTTCTCGCGCTCCTGGGCGCCCTCGCGATCCTTCCCATCCGCGGCGTCCGCTGA
- a CDS encoding phosphatase PAP2 family protein, giving the protein MNSNRDLGGNPSAEPRRSVPAAPPRGALAAGSILLLTTFVMGLLLRGGQRPFFQGADERLTAGMAGSTRGSTMELALFLDRVGGPMGVVIPLAVTGCLGVYGRWRSALFFFATSVLANLVVVLPLKAFVGRARPPHPWVLVSDGSFPSGQVFMMTTLLVAVGVVFLRPRTRLWGWIAFGLLVALMMWSRVWLHAQWLSDALAGAMAGAGAGLVLWRAFAALLRCEAERLAADRLWG; this is encoded by the coding sequence ATGAACTCGAACAGGGACCTCGGCGGTAACCCCTCCGCCGAGCCTCGACGCTCCGTGCCGGCTGCTCCGCCCCGAGGGGCTCTTGCCGCCGGCTCCATCCTGTTGCTGACGACCTTCGTCATGGGCCTGCTGCTCAGAGGTGGTCAGCGGCCCTTCTTCCAGGGGGCCGACGAGCGCCTCACCGCGGGGATGGCCGGTTCGACACGCGGTTCGACGATGGAGTTGGCGCTGTTCCTCGACAGGGTCGGCGGGCCGATGGGGGTGGTGATCCCACTTGCCGTGACGGGCTGCCTTGGCGTCTACGGCCGATGGAGATCTGCCCTCTTCTTCTTCGCGACGAGCGTGCTCGCCAACCTGGTGGTCGTTCTGCCCCTGAAGGCATTTGTCGGCCGGGCCAGACCCCCGCATCCGTGGGTCCTCGTCAGCGATGGTTCCTTTCCCTCTGGTCAGGTGTTCATGATGACCACCCTCCTCGTCGCCGTGGGTGTGGTGTTCCTTCGTCCGCGGACGCGTCTGTGGGGGTGGATCGCCTTCGGATTGCTCGTCGCGCTGATGATGTGGAGCCGCGTGTGGCTGCATGCCCAGTGGCTGAGCGACGCGCTCGCCGGCGCCATGGCGGGGGCGGGTGCCGGGCTGGTGCTGTGGAGGGCCTTCGCGGCGCTCCTTCGATGCGAGGCGGAGCGGTTGGCGGCCGATCGCCTGTGGGGCTGA
- a CDS encoding carboxylesterase/lipase family protein, translating to MAEQPGAVAPLVELSAGHLRGAVEGGVAVFKGVPYAAPPVGDLRWRSAQPHPGWTGVREAADFGPSAPQMFSESGDPVLGGHGFPPFDDDCLTLNVWTPAADDARRPVMVWIHGGGFVSGAGSLPYYSGETFARNGDIVVVTLNYRLGPLGFLYLGADHDEPGSGNFWLTDQVAALRWVHENITHFGGDPDNITVAGQSGGAISTAALAGHPASQRLFRRAILQSAPFGLQIPDPQACAERTETFLELVGARDVKTLRQVPWQRLVEATMALFGASTRWGYWPTPFLPVIDGATLSRHPAETLLCEGGADIDVMIGWTRDESNFSFALGPGYETATKEQVIGRIADTFEGDAPEVYAAYERTRPGSRPLDVLMDLISDELFRVPSLKLAEARAEMGRPVWAYQFDFETPAHQGRLGAAHCLELPFVFNNFDNWSKAPIVEGIEPAARQGLAHSMHQAWISFVRDGNPHHHGLPEWAPYEADSRTTMRFDSVVSAVDDLAGHSRRLYVRGAP from the coding sequence ATGGCTGAGCAACCTGGTGCGGTCGCACCCCTGGTGGAACTCTCCGCCGGCCATTTGCGCGGGGCCGTCGAAGGCGGCGTCGCCGTCTTCAAGGGTGTGCCCTATGCGGCCCCGCCCGTGGGCGATCTCAGGTGGCGCTCCGCTCAGCCCCACCCTGGATGGACCGGTGTTCGCGAAGCCGCGGACTTCGGCCCCAGCGCGCCGCAGATGTTCAGCGAGAGCGGTGACCCCGTGCTGGGGGGCCACGGCTTCCCGCCGTTCGACGACGACTGTCTGACCCTCAATGTGTGGACTCCGGCTGCCGACGACGCCCGGCGGCCCGTGATGGTGTGGATCCACGGCGGAGGCTTCGTCTCCGGGGCCGGTTCCTTGCCCTACTACTCTGGGGAGACCTTCGCCCGCAACGGCGACATCGTCGTCGTCACCCTCAACTACCGCCTCGGCCCCCTGGGTTTCCTCTACCTCGGCGCCGACCATGATGAGCCGGGGTCCGGAAACTTCTGGCTCACGGACCAGGTCGCTGCACTGCGCTGGGTGCACGAAAACATCACGCACTTCGGCGGAGACCCGGACAACATCACGGTCGCCGGCCAGTCAGGAGGCGCGATCTCCACCGCGGCGCTGGCGGGGCATCCCGCCTCTCAACGGCTGTTCCGCAGGGCCATCCTGCAGAGCGCACCCTTCGGTCTGCAGATTCCCGACCCCCAGGCCTGCGCAGAGCGCACCGAGACGTTTCTCGAGCTCGTCGGCGCGAGGGACGTCAAAACGCTGCGACAAGTCCCCTGGCAGCGACTGGTCGAGGCGACCATGGCACTGTTCGGGGCCAGCACCCGCTGGGGCTACTGGCCCACGCCCTTCCTCCCCGTCATCGACGGCGCCACCCTGTCCCGCCATCCCGCCGAAACGCTGCTCTGCGAGGGCGGTGCCGACATCGACGTCATGATCGGCTGGACTCGCGACGAGTCCAACTTCAGCTTCGCCCTTGGGCCGGGCTACGAGACGGCCACCAAGGAGCAAGTGATCGGCAGGATCGCCGACACGTTCGAGGGTGACGCACCCGAGGTGTACGCCGCTTATGAGCGCACGCGGCCCGGTTCCCGGCCCCTCGATGTGCTGATGGACCTGATCAGCGACGAGCTGTTCCGCGTTCCCAGTCTGAAACTGGCGGAAGCCCGGGCAGAGATGGGGCGTCCGGTGTGGGCGTACCAATTCGACTTCGAAACGCCCGCGCATCAGGGCAGGCTGGGGGCGGCCCACTGCCTCGAACTGCCCTTCGTCTTCAACAACTTCGACAACTGGTCCAAGGCGCCGATCGTCGAAGGGATCGAACCCGCCGCCCGGCAGGGCCTGGCGCACAGCATGCACCAGGCGTGGATCTCCTTCGTTCGTGACGGAAATCCCCATCACCACGGACTGCCGGAATGGGCGCCCTACGAGGCGGACAGCCGCACCACCATGCGCTTCGACTCCGTCGTCTCGGCCGTCGATGACCTGGCGGGTCACTCTCGCAGGCTCTACGTGCGCGGGGCCCCGTAG
- a CDS encoding cytochrome P450 yields MIWNERLFSSDARRWNTVTDGRLAADAPLLAMLGWRPAVSRLDLQEHRRQRQAVTDVLDHIDPRRLRRVVQQQADRLIDHWAPRASADLVADYTRPLAWAVFAQLLGFSPESIPALEALVNAVIDTADDARYAEAELLEAIRRLLNARVATPRADLASWMAHATTLTDVEIAHNLAQILYFGAPGTINWVGNALRLLLSDRHVNASVATGRLTPSDVLERTLMDDAPVPNIAGRWATQDIMFAGHAIRAGDLLIPCLVAANTDPAIHGSGAVHTRTRAHLAWGTGAHGCPAKDMARLIAEAAMDVALRRLAELRPAIPDSVVATRQSLWCSGPVALPVVFSPTDPVQRTEALHEPPAALPVPERTRIAEAAPGEAPQRWGWWNSMTGW; encoded by the coding sequence GTGATCTGGAACGAGCGCCTCTTCTCCAGCGACGCGCGGCGTTGGAACACCGTCACCGATGGCAGGTTGGCGGCCGATGCGCCGCTGTTGGCGATGCTCGGCTGGCGCCCGGCGGTGTCACGCCTCGACCTGCAGGAACACAGGCGGCAACGCCAGGCCGTGACCGACGTCCTGGATCACATCGATCCGCGACGCCTGCGCAGGGTGGTCCAGCAGCAGGCCGACCGCCTCATCGACCACTGGGCACCACGCGCGAGCGCGGACCTGGTCGCCGACTACACCCGCCCCCTGGCGTGGGCCGTCTTCGCCCAACTGCTCGGCTTCTCCCCCGAATCGATCCCTGCTTTGGAAGCGCTGGTCAACGCCGTCATCGACACAGCCGATGACGCCAGGTACGCGGAGGCCGAGCTGCTGGAAGCGATACGTCGACTCCTGAACGCCAGGGTCGCCACGCCCCGCGCGGACCTCGCGTCCTGGATGGCTCACGCGACCACGCTGACGGACGTGGAGATCGCGCACAACCTGGCGCAGATTCTGTACTTCGGGGCTCCCGGCACCATCAACTGGGTCGGCAACGCCCTGCGGTTACTGCTCTCCGACCGCCACGTGAATGCTTCCGTGGCGACCGGTCGCCTCACCCCGTCCGACGTCCTGGAGCGGACTCTCATGGACGACGCGCCCGTCCCGAACATCGCCGGCCGGTGGGCCACGCAAGACATCATGTTCGCGGGGCACGCAATCCGCGCCGGCGACCTGCTCATTCCGTGCCTGGTGGCCGCGAACACGGACCCGGCCATCCACGGCAGCGGTGCCGTACACACGCGTACCCGCGCACACCTGGCCTGGGGGACGGGCGCTCACGGCTGCCCCGCCAAGGACATGGCCCGGCTGATCGCCGAGGCAGCGATGGACGTCGCACTGCGCCGGCTCGCGGAGCTACGGCCGGCCATCCCCGACTCCGTCGTGGCCACCAGGCAGTCCCTGTGGTGCAGCGGTCCGGTCGCGCTGCCGGTCGTCTTCAGCCCGACGGATCCCGTGCAGCGCACCGAGGCGCTGCACGAGCCGCCGGCTGCCTTGCCGGTTCCCGAGAGAACGCGGATTGCGGAGGCGGCGCCGGGAGAAGCGCCACAGCGGTGGGGCTGGTGGAATTCCATGACCGGGTGGTGA
- a CDS encoding LacI family DNA-binding transcriptional regulator, giving the protein MAQEPNASASITSADVARLAGVSRATVSFVLNNTQAHRVSDTTRARVLAAAQQLGYVPHAAARSLRAGRSNLVLIPASVSAVGGLVSSWLDDLHSELERHGYIAVLHAGRYSDAAAGARAWAELRPAAVLALDGDRLTAGAVDVLRRAGVPALLAFASQPVAGVHTFAFDHARIGEVAAKHLVMRGRERIGVVLPGERGLDVFAQPRLAGAQRVASQSTATVTAVPMNYTRESAAELAERWPSLGLDAVFAYNDEYATLLMHAFQDRGIAVPEEVAVVGADDLVPSALQRPPLTTVRLELPSPAQVADTIDALLKGTDVPEVPPTDAVLVARQSS; this is encoded by the coding sequence ATGGCCCAGGAGCCGAACGCGTCGGCATCGATCACGAGCGCAGACGTGGCCCGCTTGGCCGGGGTGTCGCGGGCGACGGTCTCGTTCGTCCTCAACAACACCCAAGCGCACCGTGTGAGCGACACGACGCGAGCCCGGGTGCTGGCTGCAGCCCAACAGCTGGGATACGTCCCTCATGCGGCAGCGCGGTCGCTGCGGGCCGGCCGCAGCAATCTGGTGCTGATCCCTGCCTCCGTCTCGGCGGTCGGCGGTCTGGTCAGCAGCTGGCTGGACGACCTGCACAGCGAACTCGAACGGCATGGGTACATCGCGGTTCTCCATGCGGGCCGGTACTCCGATGCGGCCGCCGGCGCTCGTGCCTGGGCGGAGCTGCGGCCGGCCGCGGTCCTCGCGCTGGACGGGGACCGCCTGACGGCCGGCGCGGTCGACGTACTCCGGCGTGCCGGGGTGCCTGCCTTGCTCGCCTTCGCCTCACAGCCCGTCGCCGGGGTCCACACCTTCGCTTTTGATCACGCCAGGATCGGCGAGGTGGCGGCGAAACACCTGGTCATGCGGGGACGAGAGCGGATCGGTGTGGTCCTGCCGGGCGAACGCGGTCTGGATGTCTTCGCCCAGCCTCGCCTCGCGGGCGCCCAGCGCGTCGCCTCCCAGAGCACGGCGACGGTCACCGCCGTCCCGATGAACTACACCCGAGAGTCCGCCGCCGAGTTGGCGGAGCGGTGGCCGAGCCTCGGGCTCGATGCCGTGTTCGCCTACAACGACGAGTACGCCACCTTGTTGATGCATGCCTTCCAGGACAGGGGCATCGCAGTTCCCGAGGAGGTGGCGGTCGTGGGCGCCGACGACCTCGTACCCTCCGCGCTGCAGCGCCCCCCGCTCACCACGGTGCGTCTGGAACTGCCCTCACCCGCTCAGGTCGCGGACACCATCGACGCGCTGCTCAAGGGAACGGACGTCCCCGAAGTGCCGCCGACGGACGCCGTCCTGGTCGCCCGGCAGTCCTCGTGA
- a CDS encoding phosphatase PAP2 family protein — protein MTRALSVADTTPAHHSPHPDPTAPNAAVLPLGMACSALAAGLGFALHDRSGRSEIQVVDHHWLTWMGGPHGGVYAALADVLNWFGGPLGAVLPVALLLLLIGRRRWWSVAYLVTAYLLGNVVVVQVLKHLVDRPRPAHPLVRVDHGSFPSGHSADAALLVVVVGAVLVPAARRRSWWLFGGAFILAMMWSRTWLHAHWLSDTVAGASIGAGAALLLWRAFAPLLARERISRGLPGDQDGVRRRHFGDVRSLEQRVDGVRDLSG, from the coding sequence ATGACTCGCGCCCTTTCCGTCGCAGACACCACGCCTGCGCACCACAGCCCGCACCCGGATCCCACCGCACCGAACGCGGCCGTGCTCCCGTTGGGAATGGCCTGCTCAGCGCTCGCAGCCGGGCTCGGTTTCGCCCTTCATGACCGGTCCGGGCGGTCGGAGATTCAGGTGGTCGACCATCACTGGCTCACCTGGATGGGCGGACCCCACGGCGGTGTGTACGCGGCGTTGGCGGACGTACTCAACTGGTTCGGCGGACCGCTCGGAGCCGTGCTGCCCGTTGCCCTGCTGCTGCTTCTCATCGGGCGGCGGCGATGGTGGTCGGTGGCCTATCTGGTCACGGCGTATCTGCTGGGGAATGTGGTCGTCGTCCAGGTCCTCAAGCACCTGGTCGATCGGCCGCGGCCCGCGCACCCCCTGGTCCGTGTGGACCACGGTTCCTTCCCGTCCGGGCATTCCGCCGACGCCGCACTGCTCGTGGTGGTCGTCGGCGCCGTCCTCGTTCCGGCCGCTCGCCGACGCTCGTGGTGGCTGTTCGGCGGCGCGTTCATCCTGGCCATGATGTGGAGCCGCACGTGGCTCCATGCTCACTGGCTCAGTGACACTGTGGCCGGCGCGTCGATCGGTGCCGGCGCCGCGCTTCTGCTCTGGCGGGCTTTCGCCCCGCTGCTGGCCCGGGAACGCATCTCACGAGGACTGCCGGGCGACCAGGACGGCGTCCGTCGGCGGCACTTCGGGGACGTCCGTTCCCTTGAGCAGCGCGTCGATGGTGTCCGCGACCTGAGCGGGTGA
- a CDS encoding alpha/beta hydrolase, protein MPPSLPAELDLGWPPPPFLAPPPAQVNPEGVRHFDGVTYATSPGYRPRLLDVHVPTSEEPVPAVVWIHGGGWLEGDRRYPPPTIPVELLHGSVLQAGLALVSIDYRHSLEAPFPAQLHDVKAAIRYVRRFADTLGIDGDRIAVWGESAGGHLAALSGLVGSNDRQGVDLEGSEGTIEESSSVRAVVDWYGVSELISLLSHTLPAVPGLDYPSPFTALLGGATGEELVARAAIASPVTHVTAGSPPPPFLLIHGTNDGLVPYSQSEALAEALEQIGADVTLQPVADADHIFLGAADVGPIVAQSVDFLVRHLTTAEKAAR, encoded by the coding sequence ATGCCACCATCACTGCCCGCCGAGCTGGACCTCGGGTGGCCTCCGCCGCCCTTCCTGGCTCCGCCTCCCGCCCAGGTCAATCCCGAGGGCGTCCGCCACTTCGACGGCGTCACGTATGCGACCAGTCCCGGCTACCGCCCTCGCCTGCTCGACGTCCACGTGCCCACGAGCGAGGAGCCGGTACCGGCCGTGGTCTGGATCCACGGTGGTGGATGGCTGGAGGGCGACCGGCGCTACCCGCCGCCCACCATCCCCGTCGAGCTGCTGCACGGTTCCGTGCTGCAGGCCGGTCTCGCCCTGGTCTCCATCGACTACCGGCACAGTCTGGAGGCCCCGTTCCCGGCGCAGCTCCACGACGTCAAGGCCGCCATCCGCTATGTACGCCGATTCGCCGACACGCTCGGAATCGACGGGGACCGCATAGCGGTATGGGGCGAGTCCGCTGGTGGGCATCTGGCCGCGCTCTCCGGGCTCGTCGGCTCGAACGACCGCCAGGGCGTTGACCTGGAAGGCAGTGAAGGCACCATCGAAGAGAGCAGTTCAGTCCGTGCCGTCGTCGACTGGTACGGCGTCTCGGAGCTGATCTCCCTGCTGTCGCACACCCTGCCGGCCGTCCCCGGGCTCGACTACCCCAGCCCGTTCACGGCGTTGCTGGGCGGCGCCACCGGTGAAGAGCTGGTGGCGCGGGCAGCGATCGCAAGCCCTGTCACCCATGTGACGGCCGGCTCTCCGCCTCCGCCGTTCCTCCTGATCCACGGGACGAACGACGGACTGGTGCCGTACAGCCAGAGCGAGGCCCTCGCCGAGGCGCTCGAACAGATCGGGGCGGACGTGACACTGCAGCCCGTCGCGGACGCGGATCACATCTTCCTGGGAGCGGCGGACGTCGGGCCCATCGTGGCGCAGAGCGTCGACTTCCTCGTACGGCACCTGACGACCGCGGAGAAGGCTGCCCGCTGA
- a CDS encoding ATP-binding protein: MRPTVECVPGVRARVRAVLRRQGVSVDVEDVLLLTVTELVSNAVRHAATDWLCAAITFGREWIQLDVSDGDPSLPGVGPGADVEAEGGRGLFIVDLLVAEARGVLNAFPCGAGKVVRVRIPAVR, from the coding sequence ATGCGGCCGACTGTCGAGTGCGTTCCCGGGGTTCGGGCCCGGGTTCGCGCAGTACTCCGGCGCCAGGGGGTTTCGGTGGACGTGGAGGACGTGCTGCTCCTGACGGTCACGGAACTGGTGTCCAACGCGGTGCGCCATGCGGCCACGGACTGGCTGTGTGCGGCGATCACTTTCGGGCGCGAGTGGATACAGCTGGACGTCAGTGACGGCGATCCGTCGCTGCCGGGAGTCGGTCCAGGGGCCGACGTCGAGGCGGAGGGGGGTCGGGGCCTGTTCATCGTCGACCTCCTGGTCGCGGAGGCGCGCGGCGTGCTCAACGCCTTCCCGTGCGGTGCGGGGAAGGTCGTCCGGGTTCGGATTCCGGCGGTCCGCTGA